One Salinimonas marina DNA segment encodes these proteins:
- a CDS encoding DUF4168 domain-containing protein, translated as MNKFVKTIAAGAVIASCASFSVNAQQDTMQQQPAQDEMKQQSANFDDTTLLKFTMAMEAVSDVANKYDSKFKNVESPEKAQEIQKEAQTEMVEQIEETGLTVETYTTIAQQVQTDEKLRERVLTIARENRQENS; from the coding sequence ATGAACAAATTTGTTAAGACTATTGCCGCCGGTGCCGTGATTGCAAGCTGTGCTTCTTTTTCTGTTAATGCCCAGCAGGATACTATGCAACAACAACCTGCACAGGATGAAATGAAACAGCAGTCTGCAAACTTCGACGACACCACCTTGCTGAAATTTACCATGGCAATGGAAGCAGTAAGCGATGTGGCTAACAAATACGACTCAAAATTTAAAAATGTAGAGAGCCCGGAAAAAGCGCAGGAAATTCAAAAAGAAGCTCAAACTGAAATGGTAGAGCAGATTGAAGAAACCGGCCTGACCGTGGAAACTTATACAACTATCGCGCAACAGGTTCAAACTGATGAGAAGCTGCGTGAGCGGGTACTGACTATTGCTCGTGAAAACCGTCAGGAAAACAGCTAA